Proteins from a single region of Candidatus Desulfofervidus auxilii:
- a CDS encoding UDP-N-acetylglucosamine 2-epimerase, translating into MDKKFFEDSNLPEQEYKLNDVKNYKFHGEQIARMLEGIEKILLKEKKPKIVLMGEDANCNLAGALVARKLHIKVGMLKQEREAMTGECQKNIIGE; encoded by the coding sequence ATGGATAAGAAATTTTTTGAAGATTCAAACTTACCTGAACAAGAATATAAGTTGAATGATGTCAAGAATTATAAATTTCATGGAGAACAGATTGCACGGATGCTTGAGGGAATTGAAAAAATTTTGCTCAAAGAAAAAAAACCTAAGATTGTATTAATGGGTGAAGATGCTAATTGTAATTTAGCTGGAGCCTTGGTAGCAAGAAAACTTCATATAAAAGTGGGTATGTTGAAGCAGGAGAGAGAAGCTATGACTGGAGAATGCCAGAAGAACATAATAGGAGAATGA
- a CDS encoding GNAT family N-acetyltransferase, whose translation MEVKVLNKKDFEVYSNLSKKYGSIFSYMEWLNIFGKNLHILGLYDKGNNLIGGFAIYIKKIGPLRICTNPPFSPNIGLFLNIKDIQNKVTLNSFIKMVIESISEFLEKNNFHIISLNFPRQFIDMQPFIWKKFKVIPRYTYIISLDNPEEDIWKHFSSTRRRYIRKALREKIECFKLKRSDFNIIRILVEKTFLRKNKKINLDLLNKIIFSFANDKNSFAFASFKNNRPIAVSFCIYDNFSAYYLLGGIDPEVKHHGAGALSLYNCIKYAKQLKLKYFDFEGSTIPSIERFFRDFGGDLVPYFRVNKALLPLEIVLKFLKRDLF comes from the coding sequence ATGGAAGTAAAAGTTTTAAACAAGAAAGATTTTGAGGTTTATTCTAATTTAAGTAAGAAATATGGTTCAATTTTTAGTTATATGGAGTGGCTTAATATTTTTGGAAAAAATTTACATATTTTAGGTTTATATGATAAAGGAAATAACCTCATAGGAGGGTTTGCTATTTATATTAAAAAAATAGGTCCTTTAAGAATATGTACAAATCCGCCTTTTTCTCCAAATATAGGACTATTTTTAAATATTAAAGATATCCAAAATAAAGTTACATTAAATTCTTTTATTAAAATGGTAATAGAATCTATAAGTGAATTTCTAGAAAAAAATAATTTCCATATAATTTCCTTAAATTTTCCTCGGCAATTTATAGATATGCAACCTTTTATTTGGAAAAAATTTAAAGTAATTCCACGTTATACTTATATTATCTCTTTGGATAATCCAGAAGAAGATATATGGAAACATTTTTCTTCAACGAGAAGAAGATATATAAGGAAAGCTCTAAGAGAAAAAATAGAATGTTTTAAATTAAAAAGAAGTGATTTTAATATAATCAGAATTTTAGTAGAAAAAACTTTCCTTCGAAAAAATAAAAAAATTAATTTAGATTTGTTAAATAAAATCATCTTCTCTTTTGCCAATGATAAAAATTCTTTTGCTTTTGCTTCTTTTAAGAATAACAGACCTATAGCTGTTTCTTTTTGTATTTATGATAATTTTAGCGCTTATTATTTACTAGGAGGAATAGATCCAGAAGTTAAACATCATGGAGCTGGAGCACTCAGTTTGTATAATTGTATAAAATATGCAAAACAGTTGAAATTAAAATATTTTGATTTTGAAGGTTCTACTATACCTTCGATAGAAAGATTCTTTCGAGACTTTGGAGGAGATTTAGTTCCTTATTTTAGAGTTAATAAAGCTTTACTTCCGTTAGAAATTGTATTAAAGTTTTTAAAAAGGGATCTTTTTTAA